One region of uncultured Methanolobus sp. genomic DNA includes:
- a CDS encoding ATP-binding protein, producing MMINEHTLKNVKITSVVNTVLILIISIFGFVLVVPFVISKDTNSLIVSLALILSTFTIILHASKQIEKKNTELETKISELDQMHKEMNEKHKGLESLVSRNTEIENMISSLISMFIEPGNIDGTLDEILKKTASFCNTEHCYLFLFKANGDPYLSHSWKSKDQPEKKSVFEKISYARFPWIAKKLNQKQTVFISQEAHLLEIAERERNAILSDAVQSLMLVPVESDSECIGFISIENSSYKSDCSLDNSQTLKVLSEIMSTALNHRSFLKDLGLFKDLIDRSNDFIFIIDVEKNRIIDANETACKELGYSIDELTVMEENDLCLLFEDTFWKSDLRDLAGDRYLQPDQKLTKKDGAKIPVEMNITFVTHDHHNYALAVVRDIASRLDMESRLAKTKQVMELAMEGADLGMWDWNFRTNEVMYDRRWAEMIGYDVNDIEKNMGSWKKLVHPDDLKTVNDAINDHINREAPFFEAEFRMKNSKDRWQWILARGKVTEWDNDEPFRFTGTTMDLDERKKVEEELRHSNELKDLFTDIMRHDLLNPAGNIRGFSEVLYDMEEDPEKSKILDMVQRNTNRLIDMIETAAKFAKLEATDELELVGIDIMTSLRNVIEQFDQQLNDKNMNLHVKADGSYPAMLNPIVEEIFANYISNAIKYSPENTEISIDVVDLNYEWMVTVTDSGEGIPDDSKPLVFDRFKRVNKSGVKGSGLGLAIVKKIAELMGGSVGVEDNPEGNGSMFWVKLKKHHGTISDNAKPVIGIEATIGTETIHNTKTEIHSMLH from the coding sequence ATGATGATAAATGAACACACACTGAAAAACGTAAAGATCACCAGTGTGGTAAACACTGTTCTGATTCTGATAATCAGTATATTCGGATTCGTATTAGTCGTACCATTTGTAATTTCAAAGGATACGAATTCCCTGATCGTCAGCCTGGCTTTGATATTGTCCACATTCACAATCATCCTCCATGCAAGTAAACAGATAGAGAAAAAGAACACAGAACTGGAAACGAAAATCAGTGAACTTGACCAGATGCATAAAGAAATGAACGAGAAACATAAAGGGCTGGAATCCCTGGTTTCCCGCAACACAGAGATAGAGAACATGATATCGTCATTGATCTCAATGTTCATCGAACCTGGAAACATAGATGGAACACTGGATGAGATCTTAAAGAAGACAGCCTCATTCTGTAATACAGAACACTGCTACCTCTTTTTGTTCAAAGCAAACGGTGACCCGTACCTGTCACACAGCTGGAAAAGCAAAGATCAGCCTGAAAAGAAGAGTGTTTTTGAGAAAATATCATATGCCAGGTTCCCGTGGATAGCAAAAAAACTCAACCAAAAGCAGACAGTATTCATCTCACAGGAAGCACACCTGCTGGAAATTGCTGAAAGGGAAAGAAATGCCATACTATCAGATGCTGTCCAGTCATTGATGCTGGTACCTGTAGAATCTGATTCTGAATGTATAGGATTTATCAGTATCGAAAATTCATCGTATAAAAGTGACTGCAGCCTTGATAACAGCCAGACATTAAAAGTGTTATCAGAGATCATGAGCACAGCACTTAATCACAGGTCATTCCTTAAAGACCTGGGTCTTTTCAAAGACCTTATTGACAGGTCAAATGATTTTATATTTATAATAGATGTGGAAAAAAACCGCATCATCGACGCAAATGAAACTGCATGCAAAGAGCTTGGATACAGCATAGACGAACTTACAGTCATGGAAGAAAATGACCTGTGCTTACTCTTTGAAGATACATTCTGGAAAAGCGATCTTCGCGACCTTGCAGGTGACAGGTACCTGCAACCGGACCAGAAACTCACAAAAAAGGATGGAGCTAAAATCCCTGTTGAGATGAATATCACTTTTGTGACCCATGACCACCACAATTACGCCCTTGCTGTTGTACGTGACATTGCATCGCGCCTGGACATGGAAAGCAGGCTTGCAAAGACAAAACAGGTAATGGAACTTGCCATGGAAGGTGCAGACCTTGGAATGTGGGACTGGAACTTCAGGACGAACGAGGTTATGTATGACAGGCGCTGGGCAGAGATGATCGGTTATGATGTAAATGATATTGAAAAGAACATGGGAAGCTGGAAAAAACTGGTTCATCCGGATGACCTGAAAACCGTGAACGATGCCATAAATGATCACATCAACCGGGAAGCACCATTCTTTGAAGCTGAGTTCCGTATGAAGAACAGCAAAGACAGATGGCAATGGATACTTGCCAGAGGAAAGGTCACCGAATGGGATAACGATGAACCATTCAGGTTTACCGGTACTACAATGGACCTTGACGAGAGAAAGAAAGTGGAAGAAGAACTACGTCATTCCAACGAACTTAAAGACCTGTTCACAGACATAATGCGTCATGACTTGCTAAATCCTGCTGGAAATATCAGAGGATTTTCAGAAGTACTTTACGATATGGAAGAGGACCCTGAGAAATCAAAGATACTCGATATGGTACAGCGTAACACTAACAGACTCATAGACATGATCGAAACGGCTGCTAAGTTTGCAAAGCTTGAAGCAACAGACGAACTGGAGTTAGTAGGGATTGACATTATGACAAGTCTTAGAAATGTAATTGAACAATTCGACCAGCAGCTTAATGATAAGAATATGAACCTCCATGTAAAAGCAGATGGAAGCTATCCTGCAATGCTCAACCCAATAGTTGAGGAGATTTTTGCCAATTACATATCCAATGCCATCAAGTACAGCCCTGAAAACACAGAGATCAGTATTGATGTTGTTGACCTGAACTATGAATGGATGGTAACGGTAACAGATTCAGGAGAAGGAATTCCTGATGACTCAAAACCGCTTGTCTTTGATCGTTTTAAGAGAGTGAACAAGAGCGGAGTGAAAGGAAGCGGACTCGGCCTTGCTATCGTTAAGAAGATAGCTGAACTTATGGGAGGTTCAGTTGGTGTTGAGGACAATCCTGAAGGAAATGGCAGCATGTTCTGGGTAAAGCTCAAAAAGCATCATGGGACAATCAGTGATAATGCAAAACCTGTCATAGGTATTGAAGCTACCATCGGAACAGAAACAATTCATAACACAAAAACAGAGATTCATTCAATGTTGCATTAG
- a CDS encoding sulfide-dependent adenosine diphosphate thiazole synthase, whose translation MELDELIITRAIVDEFSKTFLDYTDVDVALVGGGPANLVAAKYLAEAGLKTVLFEKKLSIGGGMWGGGMMFPRIVVQEDAKHILDDFDINYHEYEQGYYVASSVESVAKLICGATGAGAEIFNLIDVEDVMIRENDAVCGLVINWGTVSMTGLHVDPLAIKAKIVIDGTGHDAGICNTVLRKIPGAKIGTGIPGEKPMWADVGERILMDTTKEVYPGLIAAGMAANAVAGAPRMGPVFGGMMLSGKKAAEIAIEKLKNE comes from the coding sequence ATGGAACTTGATGAACTGATCATAACAAGGGCTATAGTTGATGAATTTTCAAAGACTTTTCTTGACTACACAGATGTGGATGTTGCACTTGTAGGCGGAGGGCCTGCAAACCTTGTAGCTGCAAAATATCTTGCAGAGGCGGGCCTTAAAACCGTGCTTTTTGAGAAAAAGCTCTCAATAGGCGGAGGTATGTGGGGAGGAGGAATGATGTTCCCACGCATTGTTGTTCAGGAAGACGCAAAACACATTCTTGATGATTTCGATATTAACTACCACGAATATGAGCAGGGGTACTATGTTGCAAGCTCAGTGGAATCTGTTGCAAAACTTATCTGCGGAGCCACTGGCGCAGGCGCGGAAATATTCAACCTGATAGATGTGGAAGATGTAATGATCCGTGAGAATGATGCGGTATGCGGACTTGTGATTAACTGGGGAACTGTTTCAATGACAGGACTGCATGTGGACCCTCTTGCTATCAAAGCAAAAATTGTCATTGACGGAACAGGGCACGATGCAGGAATTTGCAATACTGTCCTTAGAAAAATACCGGGTGCTAAAATCGGCACGGGAATCCCTGGTGAAAAACCGATGTGGGCTGATGTAGGAGAACGGATACTGATGGATACCACAAAGGAAGTCTACCCCGGACTGATTGCTGCAGGAATGGCTGCAAATGCAGTTGCAGGAGCACCTAGAATGGGACCAGTCTTTGGTGGAATGATGCTTTCCGGTAAAAAAGCTGCTGAAATTGCAATTGAAAAACTAAAAAATGAATAA